The following are encoded in a window of Camarhynchus parvulus chromosome 1A, STF_HiC, whole genome shotgun sequence genomic DNA:
- the IL17RA gene encoding interleukin-17 receptor A: protein MAGAGPPLLLLFLLPLLLPRPPAAAALRLLLDAAPPFTCSQPDLNCLVRNSTCMESSWLQVAAWTPSAPSSLHVSSDVFRKEDGKLVPVLQIEWKVATDASIRSLEGAELAVMQVSSNQQLCAQFDFLNNLPLQVRPDGGRWNFTFDRFEVEPGQTYQVTVYHLPKLGVNGDYNCKSTSLTMPDCSDSLMKRTIPCIKTGSLWEPRIQGEILDDTNLLVSFHPWMEPARYRIHVASYMHEKRCKMTTQDFTEDGLQEQVNVTIKIENVKACCRYKIQIQPFFANCGTDCLRHSASIPCEPVPSTEPSDDMMIWLYWCITGISVLLVGSVITAVLCMTKKQAGRRRGKCSHDSLQAAPYTELPLPPLKLRKVWIVYSADHLLYVDVVLKFAEFLMTVCGTAVALDLLEDHHISELGPLPWLTRQKKEMEELSSKIIILCSRGTQAKWQAMLGSEPVCLKQDQQKPVGDLFTPALNLILPDFKKPACFGMYIVCYFEGISSERDIPDLFNVTSRYQLMDKFEDIYFRIQDLEKFEPGRIHRIQEITAENYIDTPSGRKLKEAIEKFKNWQTEHPDWFESETICLDSDEELHSLSRESQVDSLLSEPGGIVKHQLHLREPDPCYTISLHVHEGESTGCKLQPQLNPCGDPNSQTVVLPMDVPPVQVVEPVSSMEGRNILSHHVLSNEDCMEGVPLLETSFPMRNNLILHDGSEASAADQSPANLSDDLGDHLNGLMYPLYQQSVIPSEPYLCQGEADQQHQLLFDGQCEDQRQSVQSDQGYISRCSPLPPEDLLEEEEEEEEDQEQKGGFHELSPEVLNSLKSLQKQLFFQDIQRHSSWSYPAEVMDIDQSLEDS from the exons GATTTAAACTGTCTCGTAAGAAAta GCACTTGCATGGAGTCGAGCTGGCTGCAGGTTGCTGCCTGGACTCCCTCTGCTCCAAGCAGTCTCCACGTTTCTTCTGATGTTTTCCGTAAGGAGGATGGAAAACTGGTCCCTGTGCTTCAGATAGAGTGGAAAGTGGCCACAGATG ccagcatCCGCTCTCTGGAAGGGGCCGAGCTCGCCGTCATGCAGGTCAGCAGCaatcagcagctctgtgcccagttCGACTTCCTGAACAATTTGCCTCTTCAGGTCCGTCCGGATGGAGGCCGG tggaaTTTCACTTTTGACCGTTTTGAGGTAGAACCTGGCCAGACTTACCAAGTGACTGTGTATCACCTGCCCAAGCTGGGTGTAAATGGAGACTACAATTGCAAGTCCACGTCTCTCACAATGCCTG ACTGCAGTGATTCTCTGATGAAAAGAACCATCCCGTGTATAAAGACAG GCAGCTTGTGGGAACCCAGGATCCAGGGTGAAATTCTAGATGATACAAATCTGCTTGTGAGCTTCCACCCATGGATGGAGCCAGCCAGGTACAGAATCCATGTGGCCAGTTACATGCATGAGAAGAGGTGTAAAATGACCACACAGGATTTCACTGAG GATGGACTGCAAGAGCAAGTGAATGTCACAATCAAAATAGAGAACGTAAAAGCTTGCTGCAGATACAAAATACAG ATTCAGCCATTCTTTGCAAACTGTGGCACAGACTGTCTGAGACACTCTGCTTCCATCCCATGTGAACCAGTTCCAA GTACAGAACCATCGG atgaCATGATGATATGGCTCTACTGGTGTATCACTGGGATCTCTGTGTTACTGGTGGGGTCAGTcatcacagctgtgctgtgtatGACTAAAAAACAAGCAG GGCGCCGGCGAGGGAAATGCAGCCACGACAGTTTGCAAGCTG CGCCGTACACCGAGCTGCCCCTGCCGCCCTTGAAGCTGCGGAAGGTTTGGATCGTGTACTCTGCTGATCACCTGCTCTACGTGGACGTGGTGCTGAAGTTTGCTGAGTTCCTGATGACagtctgtggcactgctgtggccTTGGACCTGCTGGAGGACCACCACATCTCAGAGCTGGGGCCCTTACCCTGGCTCACCCGGCAGAAGAAGGAGATGGAAGAGCTGTCTTCAAAGATCATCATCCTGTGTTCTCGGGGCACCCAGGCCAAATGGCAGGCCATGCTCGGGAGCGAGCCCGTGTGCCTCAAGCAAGATCAGCAAAAGCCAGTGGGAGACCTGTTCACCCCAGCCTTGAACCTGATCCTGCCAGATTTCAAGAAGCCAGCCTGTTTTGGAATGTACATAGTTTGCTACTTTGAGGGAATAAGCAGTGAGAGAGATATACCTGATCTGTTCAACGTCACATCCAGGTACCAACTGATGGACAAGTTTGAGGATATTTATTTTCGGATTCAGGATCTGGAGAAGTTTGAACCTGGGCGGATCCATCGAATCCAGGAAATCACAGCTGAAAATTACATCGATACCCCCAGTGGGAGGAAGCTGAAAGAGGCCATAGAGAAGTTCAAGAACTGGCAGACCGAGCACCCAGACTGGTTTGAGAGTGAAACCATCTGCTTGGATAGCGATGAAGAGTTGCATTCCCTGAGCAGAGAGAGCCAGGTGGATTCACTGCTGAGTGAGCCAGGTGGAATTGTGAAACACCAGCTGCACCTACGTGAGCCTGACCCCTGTTACACCATCAGCCTCCACGTGCATGAGGGTGAAAGTACAGGCTGcaagctgcagcctcagcttaATCCATGTGGGGATCCAAACTCCCAGACTGTGGTCCTTCCTATGGATGTTCCTCCAGTTCAGGTAGTGGAGCCAGTCTCTTCCATGGAAGGTAGAAATATACTCAGTCACCACGTGCTGAGCAATGAGGACTGTATGGAAGGAGTTCCTCTTCTGGAGACAAGCTTTCCCATGAGGAATAACCTCATCCTCCATGATGGCTCTGAAGCTTCAGCTGCTGACCAGAGTCCTGCAAACTTGTCAGATGACCTGGGTGACCATCTGAATGGACTCATGTACCCTCTTTATCAACAGAGTGTCATCCCTTCAGAGCCATATCTCTGCCAGGGGGAGGCtgaccagcagcaccagctgctcttTGATGGCCAGTGCGAAGACCAGAGACAGTCAGTGCAGTCAGACCAGGGCTACATCTCCAGAtgctcccctctgcctcctgaGGACCTTctagaggaggaggaggaagaggaggaggaccAGGAACAAAAGGGGGGCTTCCACGAGCTCTCTCCAGAGGTTTTGAACAGTTTGAAGAGCCTCCAGAAGCAGCTGTTTTTCCAGGACATTCAAAGGCACTCTAGCTGGAGCTATCCAGCAGAGGTGATGGACATTGACCAATCTTTGGAGGACTCTTAG